In the genome of Sinorhizobium chiapasense, the window CGGTTTCGCGTGACGCAAACGCTCAAACCAACATCAACATCAACATCGGGATCGGCACCAGCCTCGATAGAGGTCGAGGGATAACCTGTCGTCAGGGGGAAAGACTGCTTCGCAATCGCGGCTTCCGCGATGTTCGTCGGATCGACTGCCGTGGCAGGTTCTTCATCTATCGCGCTTGGCGCGGCAACACACGCTTCGAGATCGCAGTTCGCCAACGCGACGGCCGCATTGTCGACATGGAGCGCATCGGACGCCGGAGATAGAAAAGGATTGGTTTTATTGAGGTTTTTGGTGGGTGATCACGGGCTCGAACCGTGGACCCGCTGATTAAGAGTCAGCTGCTCTACCAACTGAGCTAATCACCCGTCCAGAACCGCGTCGCTGCGGTCTGGTGGGGCGTATAATGGCGTTCGCCCGGCTTGTCCAGCACCCTTTGCAAAATTTTTGGGAAATTTTTCAACGGCTCATGGCATGGCGGCGAGAGCGGTGATGCGGGTGGCGGGGACGACGCCGTCTGCTCTTTTCCCGTCGTCGGGGGCGGCGCCGCGTGTGCGCGAAACCGCTCACACTTATCCGCGTCCCGCTCTAAACTGGGCTCATCTGGCCGGCGTTCTGGAGGAGCAAGAAAATGGCGTCCTTGACGGTTGAATTGCGCAATATCGAAGGCACGGAGGCGGCGATCGCCTGGGCCGGAAGCCACACGGTCGTGGTCGATCGGCCGGAAGGCAAGGCGGGCGGCCGCGGGCTCGGTTTCAACGGCGCACAACTGTTGGCCCTGGCACTTGGCGGCTGCTTCTGCAACGACCTTCGTTACGCCGCGCACCAGATGGGCGCCGCCCTCGGCAAGATCGCCGTCAGCGTCACGATCGAGCTCGAGGGCGAACCGTTGCTGACGACGGCCGCGGCCATGTCGGTCAGCTGCGCAACGCTCGACGGCTCCGATCCGCAGGCGATCATCGATCGCGCCAAGACTATCTGCATGGTCGCCAACACACTCAAAAAGGGTGTCCCGGTGGCGATCCGGTCGGCTGCCGCTGCGTGACCCCTACAGCGCCGCGCGTCTAATCGGACGCGACAGTAACGTAATCGGATTTGGCGGATGCCCCTTTTTTGCCCTCATCAAGGCAGTTGAGCCGTGACGCGCGGCGTCCCCCATCCTCCCTCATTCCTGTGACAAGCACAGGAATGGGCAACGGGACGAGATGCCCGGCCGTACTGCAACCGACGACGCAGCTGCAGGCTGCTGTCGTGTACTGTGGCCTCCGATAAGACACACGGAGCTATAGGCCGCCGCCCGCCTACCCCACCTCGACGAGCAGCGCCCGATGGTCGGAGACTTCCGGCTCTTCGACCACGTCGAAGCGGATGACGTTCACCTCCGGCGTCACTAGCAGGTAATCGGCGAAGCGGTTCTCCTTTTCGTAATAGGAGGTCCGGGTATCCGTGAAACCGCGTGACGTCACGAGATCGGTAAGCCCGAGCTTTCCCAAGACGTCGAAGGTCTCGCTTCCCGGCAGGACGTTGAAGTCGCCGCAGACGACCAGCCGCTCGTTGTCGCGCCGGACCCACTGCACCATGCGCACCAACGCCTCCGCCTGTGCCCGGCGCGCCGGCGTGTCCTCCTTGCCGGCAATATCGCGCAGCCCATGCAAATGGGCGATGGTGATGGTGAAGCCGTCCTCGTAACTCATCAGCCGCAGGCAGTGGGCGTTTCGCGCACGCGGATGCGCGCCCCAGCCGTCGGCCGAAAAGCCGCCATGGACGAAGTCG includes:
- a CDS encoding OsmC family protein produces the protein MASLTVELRNIEGTEAAIAWAGSHTVVVDRPEGKAGGRGLGFNGAQLLALALGGCFCNDLRYAAHQMGAALGKIAVSVTIELEGEPLLTTAAAMSVSCATLDGSDPQAIIDRAKTICMVANTLKKGVPVAIRSAAAA
- a CDS encoding endonuclease/exonuclease/phosphatase family protein, translating into MALRIVSLNAWGGRVHAPLIGYLAGIDPDVLCLQEVTRTAGSRADWLVYRDRGLELPQRANLFAEIAAVLPGHDGFFCPTARGELFDGEDVVVSEFGLATFVRKSLPVIGQALDFVHGGFSADGWGAHPRARNAHCLRLMSYEDGFTITIAHLHGLRDIAGKEDTPARRAQAEALVRMVQWVRRDNERLVVCGDFNVLPGSETFDVLGKLGLTDLVTSRGFTDTRTSYYEKENRFADYLLVTPEVNVIRFDVVEEPEVSDHRALLVEVG